The following proteins come from a genomic window of Terribacillus aidingensis:
- the zupT gene encoding zinc transporter ZupT, with translation MDENVLLALGLTLMAGLATGIGSLMGFFTSTTNTKFLSLSLGFSAGVMIYVSMVEIFVKAKDALTGAMGIQAGNWATVGGFFGGMLLIALIDKLIPKQNNPHEGKKVEEMDNPVQNQALLKMGTFTALAIAIHNFPEGIATFTSALQDPSLGIAIAVAIAIHNIPEGIAVAVPVYFATGNKKKAFGLSFLSGLSEPVGAVLAYLVLMPFLNDIMFGVIFAAVAGIMVFISLDGLLPAAKKYDEGHTSIYGLISGMMVMAVSLLLFI, from the coding sequence ATGGACGAAAACGTATTACTGGCCTTAGGTTTGACCTTGATGGCCGGCCTTGCAACAGGTATAGGCAGTCTGATGGGATTTTTTACTTCGACAACAAATACAAAATTCTTATCACTCAGTCTCGGTTTTTCTGCCGGGGTGATGATTTATGTGTCAATGGTCGAAATCTTCGTCAAGGCAAAAGACGCCTTGACTGGCGCGATGGGTATCCAGGCAGGTAACTGGGCAACTGTAGGAGGATTCTTCGGTGGTATGCTCCTCATTGCACTAATCGATAAGTTGATACCAAAGCAAAACAACCCGCATGAAGGCAAGAAAGTGGAGGAGATGGATAATCCAGTACAGAATCAAGCCTTGCTCAAAATGGGGACTTTCACCGCATTGGCTATTGCCATCCACAACTTCCCGGAAGGTATTGCCACCTTCACGTCTGCCTTGCAGGATCCTTCACTTGGCATAGCTATTGCAGTCGCCATTGCTATCCATAACATTCCGGAGGGAATTGCTGTTGCTGTGCCAGTCTACTTTGCGACGGGCAATAAGAAGAAGGCTTTTGGGCTTTCTTTCTTATCTGGTTTGTCGGAACCAGTAGGGGCCGTTCTTGCTTACCTTGTTCTGATGCCGTTCCTGAACGATATTATGTTTGGAGTTATCTTTGCTGCAGTAGCAGGAATCATGGTCTTTATCTCACTTGACGGGCTGCTGCCAGCTGCTAAGAAATACGATGAAGGTCATACCTCCATTTATGGATTGATCAGCGGCATGATGGTGATGGCTGTCAGTTTGCTTCTATTCATCTGA
- a CDS encoding ABC transporter substrate-binding protein, with product MSKARLFGVICLAVLLGILAGCTGGGEEEKLKKITIAEPVHLTGYLPLYAAIHEGYFEDEGLDVEVVTATGGAHVTTVVSGDAWGNIAGPDSNALANIDSNDPIVSVVNVVNRANVYLMAGGDTPPAGASEEELAAYLEGKTIAAGRYGGSPNLLTRYLIMELGMEPGKDVLLEEPADASAVVSLVENGQADIANGAEPQIYDGIEKGVWKEPFYGFPSLGDYPYSVISVKQSTIDEDPETVQKFVTAITKALKAVDKDEELAMRVLKKEFPTTEEASLQASLDRAYADELWSKDGYITEEATDKTMDVVTKTGVYKGEYKYEELVNMEFVDALE from the coding sequence ATGAGTAAAGCACGGTTGTTTGGTGTGATTTGTTTGGCAGTTTTGCTTGGTATCCTGGCAGGATGTACAGGTGGCGGTGAGGAAGAGAAGCTGAAGAAAATCACTATTGCAGAACCAGTGCACTTGACTGGCTATCTGCCGCTGTATGCAGCAATCCATGAAGGGTATTTTGAGGATGAAGGACTGGATGTAGAAGTAGTAACCGCAACTGGCGGAGCACATGTGACAACCGTTGTAAGTGGTGATGCCTGGGGTAATATCGCCGGTCCGGATTCGAATGCCCTTGCCAATATCGACTCAAATGACCCAATCGTATCTGTCGTCAACGTGGTTAATCGAGCGAATGTCTACTTGATGGCAGGCGGAGACACACCTCCTGCAGGAGCATCAGAGGAAGAGCTGGCAGCTTACCTGGAAGGAAAAACAATCGCTGCTGGGCGTTATGGCGGCAGTCCGAACCTGCTGACACGTTATTTGATCATGGAGCTCGGTATGGAGCCAGGCAAAGACGTTTTACTTGAGGAGCCTGCCGACGCAAGTGCAGTCGTATCATTAGTGGAAAACGGCCAGGCGGATATTGCCAATGGAGCTGAACCGCAAATATACGATGGTATTGAAAAAGGGGTATGGAAGGAACCTTTTTATGGATTTCCTAGTTTGGGAGATTATCCGTATAGTGTCATCAGTGTAAAGCAGTCTACCATTGACGAAGATCCCGAAACTGTCCAGAAATTCGTGACTGCTATTACAAAAGCTTTGAAAGCAGTAGATAAGGATGAAGAGCTGGCGATGCGGGTATTAAAGAAGGAGTTTCCTACAACAGAGGAAGCGAGTCTGCAAGCCTCACTGGATCGGGCGTATGCTGATGAACTATGGAGCAAGGATGGGTATATAACAGAGGAAGCAACAGATAAGACGATGGATGTAGTCACGAAGACAGGTGTATATAAGGGAGAATACAAATACGAAGAGCTGGTCAATATGGAGTTCGTCGATGCATTGGAATAA
- a CDS encoding ABC transporter permease — protein sequence MAQPEKKRYIEDEKKRLQRMKRIVFGGQIGLGILMIVLWEVLTRYEVMDPYYWSSPSTIYETAKVAFLEGTLWDDLVYTSLATLAGFASGTVIGSLVGLSFWWSAYYSRISEPYLIAFNAIPKLALGPVIVILFGIGFFSKVMLAFLMTVIVTALAAHSGIKAIDRDLEKLLYSLGAKRRHVFTKVVVPTTMPWIVSSLRINIALALAGTIVGEFISSRQGIGRMILYAGQILDIDLVWVGVVVLSLLSLLMYAGTVSLEKLLLRGQEPKQ from the coding sequence ATGGCACAACCTGAAAAGAAACGCTACATCGAGGATGAGAAAAAACGCCTGCAGCGCATGAAGCGTATAGTATTCGGCGGTCAGATTGGTCTTGGGATTCTGATGATTGTGCTGTGGGAGGTTCTGACACGATACGAGGTGATGGATCCTTATTATTGGAGCAGTCCAAGTACAATCTATGAAACTGCCAAAGTCGCATTTTTGGAAGGCACGCTTTGGGATGACTTGGTCTATACATCGCTTGCCACACTTGCTGGTTTTGCATCAGGAACCGTTATTGGCTCCCTGGTCGGTCTGTCTTTTTGGTGGTCTGCTTACTATTCAAGAATATCAGAGCCCTATTTAATTGCATTTAATGCCATTCCAAAGCTTGCGCTTGGGCCGGTCATTGTTATTCTTTTCGGCATCGGATTCTTTTCCAAAGTGATGCTCGCATTCCTGATGACAGTTATCGTAACTGCACTGGCTGCTCATAGCGGCATTAAAGCAATTGATAGAGATCTGGAAAAGCTGCTTTATTCTTTAGGGGCGAAACGCAGACATGTCTTTACAAAAGTAGTTGTCCCGACAACGATGCCTTGGATCGTCAGCAGTCTGCGAATCAATATCGCATTGGCGCTTGCAGGAACCATCGTCGGAGAATTCATCAGTTCCCGTCAAGGGATTGGCAGGATGATCCTTTATGCAGGACAGATTTTAGATATTGACCTTGTTTGGGTAGGTGTTGTCGTATTGTCACTATTGTCTTTGCTCATGTACGCAGGGACAGTCAGCTTGGAAAAGTTATTGCTTCGCGGTCAAGAGCCGAAACAATAG
- a CDS encoding ABC transporter ATP-binding protein: MYKLKVVDASKIFRRDGQEVVALQETTMQIPAGRFVSIIGPSGCGKSTLFNMIAGLIKPTTGKILLDGQDIVGKSGYVGYMLQKDLLLPWRTILDNVILGLEVKGVSKREARKRAQPLLERYGLQGFENNYPPELSGGMRQRAALLRTLLYDQDVILLDEPFGALDAQTRLQMQGWLLRIWEDFQKTILFITHDIDEAIYLSDDIYVLSHRPGKLKAKIHVELERPRGEETLLSDNFISLKQTLLDLLREEPKDNGTT; the protein is encoded by the coding sequence ATGTATAAATTAAAAGTCGTAGATGCTAGCAAGATATTCAGACGCGACGGACAGGAAGTTGTTGCATTGCAGGAGACTACAATGCAAATACCTGCTGGACGATTTGTCAGTATTATTGGCCCCAGTGGCTGCGGCAAGTCGACACTCTTTAATATGATTGCCGGGCTTATTAAACCGACCACTGGAAAAATCCTATTGGATGGGCAGGATATTGTCGGCAAGAGTGGTTATGTCGGATATATGCTTCAAAAGGATCTTCTGCTGCCATGGCGGACAATCTTGGATAATGTGATTCTAGGCTTGGAAGTCAAGGGTGTTTCGAAGCGGGAGGCCAGGAAGCGAGCTCAGCCATTACTAGAGAGATATGGTTTGCAAGGCTTTGAAAATAATTATCCGCCAGAGTTATCAGGCGGTATGCGACAGCGGGCAGCATTATTGCGGACGCTGCTGTATGACCAGGATGTGATCCTGCTTGATGAGCCGTTCGGGGCGCTTGATGCACAGACGAGACTGCAGATGCAAGGATGGCTGCTACGCATTTGGGAGGATTTTCAGAAAACTATTTTATTCATCACCCATGATATAGATGAAGCAATTTACTTATCAGATGATATTTATGTCCTGTCGCATCGTCCCGGCAAGCTTAAAGCAAAAATTCACGTGGAATTGGAACGGCCGCGCGGGGAAGAGACATTGCTGTCGGACAATTTCATATCATTAAAGCAAACATTGCTGGATTTGCTTAGAGAGGAACCGAAAGACAATGGCACAACCTGA
- a CDS encoding amino acid ABC transporter ATP-binding protein: MISVKNLKKSFGDLEVLRDINVEIEEKEVVVVIGPSGSGKSTFIRCLNRIENITGGHVYIEGTDISQRKVNINKVRTDVGMVFQQFNLFPHKTVLENIMLSPMVVRKWKKKDAEEKALALLRKVGLEDKAGVYPESLSGGQKQRVAIARALCMEPKVMLFDEPTSALDPEMVGEVLEVMKQLANEGMTMIVVTHEMGFAREVGDRVLFMDGGYIVEEAKPEEIFNNPKEERTKAFLSKVL; this comes from the coding sequence ATGATCAGCGTAAAAAATCTAAAAAAGTCGTTCGGCGATCTCGAGGTGCTGCGGGACATTAACGTCGAAATAGAGGAAAAGGAAGTGGTCGTCGTTATCGGCCCTTCAGGTTCCGGCAAGTCCACTTTCATTCGGTGCCTCAACCGAATCGAGAATATTACGGGTGGTCATGTTTATATAGAAGGAACAGATATCTCCCAGAGAAAAGTAAACATTAATAAAGTGCGTACAGATGTCGGCATGGTATTCCAGCAGTTCAACCTGTTCCCTCATAAGACAGTACTGGAGAACATCATGCTTTCTCCGATGGTTGTCCGCAAATGGAAAAAGAAAGATGCGGAAGAAAAGGCTCTTGCACTGCTTCGTAAAGTTGGTCTGGAGGACAAAGCGGGCGTATATCCTGAATCGCTTTCCGGCGGACAGAAGCAGCGTGTCGCAATTGCTCGTGCTTTATGCATGGAACCGAAGGTGATGCTGTTCGATGAACCAACATCTGCACTTGATCCAGAGATGGTCGGTGAAGTGCTCGAAGTTATGAAGCAGCTTGCGAATGAAGGCATGACCATGATAGTTGTGACGCATGAAATGGGCTTTGCGCGCGAAGTCGGTGATCGGGTGCTGTTCATGGATGGCGGTTATATCGTAGAGGAAGCGAAACCGGAGGAAATTTTCAATAATCCGAAGGAAGAACGGACAAAAGCTTTCTTGAGTAAAGTTTTATGA
- a CDS encoding amino acid ABC transporter permease, which translates to MDFRWEIISEYMPFFMRGLGYTILASLIGFLIGALIGLVIGMGKSLNNPILRLPFIWYVNIFRGTPLLVQIFLIHFAVMPIFIKPPEPLISLIVALALNSAAYIAEIFRAGINSIDKGQREAAYSLGMNHAQVLRHVVLPQAFKRMIPPLGNEFIVLVKDSSLGAVIAAPELFYWGRVAVGATSRIWEPYLAVAVLYFVVCLVLSYVQSFLERKYATDDQRKKSKKVVRRSRGAAGH; encoded by the coding sequence ATGGATTTTAGATGGGAAATTATTAGTGAATATATGCCTTTCTTCATGAGAGGATTAGGTTATACAATCCTGGCGTCTTTGATAGGGTTCCTCATTGGGGCTTTGATCGGACTAGTGATCGGAATGGGGAAAAGCTTGAACAATCCGATCCTCAGGCTGCCGTTCATTTGGTATGTGAATATTTTCAGAGGCACCCCGCTGTTAGTACAGATCTTTTTGATCCACTTTGCGGTGATGCCGATTTTCATTAAGCCGCCGGAGCCGCTTATATCATTGATCGTGGCTTTGGCATTGAATTCTGCAGCTTATATTGCAGAAATCTTCCGTGCTGGTATCAACTCAATCGATAAGGGGCAGCGGGAGGCTGCATACAGTCTCGGTATGAACCATGCGCAAGTGCTGCGGCATGTCGTGCTGCCGCAGGCATTCAAACGGATGATTCCGCCGCTTGGCAATGAATTTATTGTGTTGGTGAAGGATTCCTCACTTGGAGCCGTCATTGCTGCACCGGAACTGTTTTACTGGGGCAGAGTAGCGGTAGGCGCGACTTCCCGAATTTGGGAGCCGTATTTGGCTGTTGCCGTTTTATATTTCGTCGTTTGTTTAGTATTATCATATGTACAGAGCTTTTTGGAAAGGAAGTATGCGACAGATGATCAGCGTAAAAAATCTAAAAAAGTCGTTCGGCGATCTCGAGGTGCTGCGGGACATTAA
- a CDS encoding basic amino acid ABC transporter substrate-binding protein — protein MKSVKKLMAAAGLFSVLFLSACISNNESSGSGEEKLTIGTEATFAPFESMEGDKIVGFDADLLDAVMKEAGLDYEYENTGWDPMLVGVEDETLQAGMAGITITDERKETYDFSAPYFEATQVIAVPEGTDIQSADDLQGMKIGVQNGTTGDEAAQKLVGENSSNLSKYDSSAATMMALQNGDVEAVVTDIAVAQHYVKNNPDANLTLVEDDENFEQEYYGMLLPKDSEYKEQIDEAIHTIMENGTYEEIYQEWFEGTPDIEGLESAQP, from the coding sequence ATGAAATCAGTAAAGAAGCTCATGGCAGCAGCGGGACTTTTTAGTGTTTTATTCTTAAGTGCGTGTATATCCAATAACGAATCAAGTGGTTCTGGTGAAGAGAAACTCACTATCGGAACAGAAGCGACCTTCGCTCCTTTCGAATCCATGGAAGGTGATAAAATTGTTGGATTTGATGCAGATTTGCTAGATGCTGTCATGAAAGAAGCAGGTCTCGATTATGAATACGAAAACACTGGCTGGGATCCGATGCTTGTCGGAGTAGAGGATGAAACGCTGCAAGCTGGAATGGCTGGTATCACAATAACGGATGAGAGAAAAGAAACTTATGACTTCTCAGCACCTTACTTCGAGGCAACGCAAGTTATCGCTGTACCAGAAGGAACAGATATTCAATCAGCCGATGATCTGCAAGGGATGAAGATCGGCGTACAGAACGGTACGACTGGTGATGAAGCTGCACAGAAACTTGTTGGGGAGAACAGCAGTAATCTTTCTAAGTACGATTCATCTGCAGCAACTATGATGGCTTTGCAAAACGGTGATGTAGAGGCTGTTGTTACCGATATCGCAGTAGCTCAGCATTATGTGAAAAATAATCCTGATGCCAATCTTACTTTAGTTGAAGACGATGAGAACTTTGAACAGGAATACTACGGTATGCTGCTTCCGAAGGACAGTGAATATAAAGAACAAATAGATGAAGCTATTCACACGATCATGGAAAACGGAACGTATGAAGAGATTTATCAGGAATGGTTCGAAGGTACACCAGATATTGAAGGTCTGGAAAGCGCACAGCCATAA
- a CDS encoding M20/M25/M40 family metallo-hydrolase, protein MTSTSKVFAKEFEQLIDLQQVRDALYFLKQDNEQTTKDQIEVTEVEAPPFKEEDRAAFFKEKLAAFGLEDLKTDDEGNVYGIRKGSGKGPTVVIAAHLDTVFPAGTNVKAKIEDGIVYAPGIGDDGRGLAVLLTLLRTLEENKIETEGDIVFLADVGEEGLGDLRGMKAYFRDNTYVDGFISVEPGAPGDLIYCGVGSKRYNVTFKGKGGHSFGDFGTSSAIHAAGRAIAALADLTVPNDPKTTYNVGTIHGGTSINTIAQHAGFQLDLRSVSSDALAELEANALAIIEEAAQAEGEARKQPGSISVTTELVGDRPAGSQPKDAPIRHIALQAAEVLGIEVEREEPLSTDANVPISLGIPALTLGGGGNSGGHHTLEEFFDPTDAFYGPQRILLALLGMVGVKDATAPMLPIRN, encoded by the coding sequence ATGACATCAACCAGCAAAGTATTCGCAAAGGAGTTTGAGCAGCTTATAGATCTTCAGCAAGTACGTGACGCCCTCTATTTTCTCAAGCAGGATAATGAACAGACGACAAAGGATCAAATAGAAGTGACAGAAGTGGAAGCACCTCCCTTCAAAGAAGAAGACCGCGCAGCCTTTTTCAAAGAGAAACTGGCAGCTTTTGGCTTGGAGGACTTGAAAACAGATGACGAAGGAAATGTATATGGCATACGAAAAGGCAGCGGCAAAGGACCTACGGTTGTCATCGCAGCCCATTTGGACACCGTCTTTCCTGCTGGAACAAATGTGAAAGCAAAAATTGAAGATGGAATCGTCTATGCTCCCGGAATCGGGGATGACGGACGCGGCTTGGCAGTTTTACTGACTTTACTGCGTACTTTGGAAGAAAATAAGATTGAAACGGAAGGAGATATCGTTTTCCTTGCTGATGTCGGAGAAGAAGGTCTGGGAGACTTGCGTGGAATGAAAGCATATTTCCGGGATAATACATATGTGGATGGCTTCATTTCTGTGGAACCAGGTGCGCCTGGCGACTTAATTTATTGCGGTGTCGGCAGCAAACGCTACAATGTAACCTTCAAAGGAAAAGGCGGACACAGCTTTGGGGACTTTGGTACTTCAAGTGCCATTCATGCAGCTGGACGCGCTATCGCTGCGTTAGCAGATCTGACCGTTCCAAATGATCCGAAGACAACATACAACGTCGGCACGATTCATGGTGGTACATCCATCAACACCATCGCACAACACGCAGGATTCCAGCTGGATTTACGTTCTGTATCCAGCGACGCTCTTGCAGAGTTGGAAGCCAACGCACTAGCTATCATTGAAGAAGCGGCACAGGCAGAAGGCGAAGCACGAAAGCAGCCGGGCAGCATCTCCGTTACGACAGAGCTTGTAGGAGACAGACCTGCTGGCAGCCAGCCAAAAGATGCACCGATTCGTCACATTGCACTACAGGCGGCTGAAGTTCTTGGTATTGAAGTAGAACGGGAGGAACCGCTTAGTACCGATGCAAATGTTCCGATCAGCCTGGGTATTCCAGCCCTAACACTAGGCGGCGGCGGTAACAGCGGCGGACACCATACACTGGAGGAGTTCTTCGATCCGACGGATGCCTTCTACGGACCGCAGCGAATTCTGCTTGCCCTGCTTGGAATGGTTGGCGTTAAGGATGCGACCGCTCCAATGCTTCCTATCCGAAACTAA
- a CDS encoding HesB/YadR/YfhF family protein — MQISITKPASNWFVQEMDLEPGSAVRFYVRYGGMGGIKEGFSLGISAEQPNDPITSEEVQGITFFVERSDAWYFEGVDLSVKYSRKWDDIQYEYPPHN, encoded by the coding sequence ATGCAGATCTCCATTACAAAGCCCGCATCAAACTGGTTTGTTCAAGAAATGGACCTTGAACCTGGCAGTGCTGTGCGTTTTTATGTTCGCTATGGCGGGATGGGCGGCATTAAAGAAGGATTTTCACTTGGTATTTCCGCGGAACAGCCAAATGATCCAATTACAAGTGAGGAAGTACAGGGTATAACATTCTTCGTCGAACGTTCAGATGCATGGTATTTTGAAGGGGTAGACTTGAGCGTTAAGTATTCTCGTAAATGGGACGATATCCAATATGAATATCCTCCGCATAATTGA
- a CDS encoding DUF47 domain-containing protein — protein MFKKKQDKFSLLLADIAKNIDETADFFVTYKVKDAATLSEFSNKLKEYETKGDQLVHTIIKELNHAFITPIEREDILQLTNSLDDVLDGIEEFSGMMDTYGIYSSDSFIDQFTEEIRSCAKEILITIDLLSHNKLKEIQEHAIKIKEHEQNCDTIFRKSLKQLFQNEKDPIKVIQYKELYYILEEIADSCQSVANNLETIIMKNS, from the coding sequence ATGTTCAAGAAGAAACAAGACAAATTCTCTTTGCTTTTAGCTGATATAGCAAAGAATATTGATGAGACTGCTGACTTTTTTGTTACGTATAAAGTGAAAGATGCAGCAACTTTATCCGAGTTTTCCAATAAATTGAAGGAATACGAGACAAAAGGTGATCAGCTTGTACATACGATCATCAAGGAATTGAATCATGCCTTCATTACACCAATCGAACGCGAAGACATCCTTCAGCTGACGAACAGCTTGGATGACGTACTTGATGGAATAGAAGAATTTTCTGGAATGATGGACACTTATGGTATCTATTCTTCCGATAGCTTCATCGACCAGTTTACAGAAGAAATCCGTTCTTGTGCAAAGGAAATCTTGATTACAATCGATTTGCTTTCACACAACAAACTGAAAGAAATACAAGAACATGCAATCAAAATCAAGGAGCACGAGCAAAACTGTGACACGATCTTCCGTAAATCCTTGAAACAGCTCTTCCAGAACGAAAAAGATCCAATCAAGGTGATTCAGTACAAAGAGTTGTACTACATCCTTGAAGAAATCGCCGACAGCTGTCAGTCTGTTGCGAACAATCTTGAAACAATCATCATGAAGAATTCGTGA
- a CDS encoding inorganic phosphate transporter → MDVLLVLTILTVIFALAFDFINGFHDTANAIATSVSTKALKPRHAIILAAVMNFVGAMTFTGVAKTITSDIANPNDIVNGSVVILAALIAGIAWNLITWYYGIPSSSSHAIIGSLAGAVIASSGFGILNVEGFLKILQALIISPILAFVVGFILYNIIKLIFREKNLPKTNKNFRRVQILTAALQSFTHGTNDAQKAMGIITMALITAGLHTTSDIPFWVQVACATAMGLGTSVGGWKIIKTVGGKIMKIRPVNGVAADLTGAFIIFGATYIHLPVSTTHVISSSIMGVGAAHRRKGVNWGTAKRMVITWFITLPITATLGGLIYYILNIFF, encoded by the coding sequence ATGGATGTTTTATTAGTACTAACCATCTTAACCGTCATTTTCGCCCTTGCATTTGACTTTATCAATGGCTTCCATGATACGGCCAATGCTATTGCAACATCTGTATCAACTAAAGCATTGAAACCAAGACACGCTATCATTTTGGCAGCAGTCATGAACTTTGTGGGTGCCATGACTTTTACTGGAGTGGCAAAGACAATTACAAGCGATATCGCTAATCCGAATGACATCGTCAACGGATCTGTCGTTATCCTGGCTGCACTGATTGCAGGAATTGCATGGAACTTAATTACGTGGTACTACGGTATCCCGAGCAGTTCTTCCCATGCCATCATCGGTTCTCTTGCAGGCGCAGTTATAGCATCAAGCGGATTTGGAATTCTCAATGTAGAGGGATTTTTGAAGATCCTGCAAGCTTTGATCATTTCCCCGATTCTGGCTTTTGTTGTAGGTTTTATTCTATATAACATCATCAAGCTGATTTTCCGGGAAAAGAACTTGCCGAAGACAAACAAGAATTTCCGTCGCGTACAGATCTTGACTGCAGCGCTGCAATCATTTACCCATGGTACAAACGATGCCCAAAAAGCAATGGGGATCATCACGATGGCATTGATCACAGCAGGTCTGCACACAACATCTGATATTCCATTTTGGGTACAAGTTGCCTGTGCGACTGCGATGGGACTTGGTACTTCAGTAGGTGGATGGAAAATCATCAAAACTGTCGGTGGTAAAATCATGAAGATTCGTCCAGTGAACGGTGTTGCAGCTGATTTGACTGGAGCGTTCATTATTTTTGGTGCCACATATATTCATTTACCGGTAAGTACGACACATGTTATTTCCTCCTCTATCATGGGGGTTGGTGCAGCTCACCGACGCAAAGGCGTTAACTGGGGTACTGCAAAGCGCATGGTCATCACGTGGTTCATTACCTTACCGATCACTGCTACCCTAGGTGGCTTGATCTATTACATCTTAAATATTTTCTTCTAA
- a CDS encoding methionine ABC transporter permease, whose translation MIEFWTEWGADITEAFWQTLLMTGISLAISIVIGLPLGILLVMTRKGGQAENRVFYSIVNTIINVIRSIPFIILLFLLLPLTRALVGTTIGVEGVILPLVVYTAPYIARLMESALLEVNKGVIEAYESMGISTSKIIWSVIIREARSTMILGLTIATIGLIGATAMAGLVGAGGLGDLAYQYGHLRFEPVVMYVVIIILIILVQAMQTFGNVLARRLRKD comes from the coding sequence ATGATTGAGTTCTGGACAGAATGGGGTGCAGACATCACCGAGGCGTTTTGGCAAACGCTGCTGATGACAGGTATTTCATTAGCTATTTCAATCGTGATCGGACTGCCGCTAGGTATTTTGCTGGTCATGACAAGAAAAGGCGGCCAAGCAGAGAATCGAGTATTTTATTCAATCGTGAATACGATCATCAACGTAATCAGATCCATTCCTTTTATCATCCTTTTATTCCTGCTTTTACCTCTGACAAGGGCTTTGGTCGGAACCACAATTGGCGTAGAAGGTGTTATCCTTCCTCTTGTTGTCTATACAGCTCCTTATATAGCGCGTTTAATGGAATCTGCGCTACTGGAAGTGAATAAAGGTGTTATCGAGGCATATGAATCGATGGGGATATCGACTAGTAAAATAATCTGGAGTGTAATCATCAGGGAAGCACGTTCTACGATGATTCTAGGTTTAACAATCGCAACAATCGGATTGATCGGAGCCACAGCAATGGCTGGTTTAGTCGGTGCTGGCGGTCTTGGAGATTTGGCATATCAATATGGGCATTTGCGCTTCGAGCCTGTCGTTATGTATGTCGTTATCATCATCCTGATCATACTTGTACAAGCAATGCAGACATTCGGGAATGTGTTGGCAAGACGATTGCGAAAAGACTAA
- a CDS encoding methionine ABC transporter ATP-binding protein — MIELKNVSKTFTTGKKKVEALKNVSLKINKGEIYGVIGFSGAGKSTLIRCANLLERPTEGEVFIDGVDLTKLKKWQLRKARGKIGMIFQHFNLLTTATVYENVARPLKLSKVPKHEIKERVDKYLKIVGLEEKKNVYPAQLSGGQKQRVAIARALAQEPEVLLSDEATSALDPNTTSSILELLLRVNKELGITIFLITHELDVIQRICDRVGVMHHGELVEEGAVIDVFTKPKHPQTRKFVFDDANFQVPDSVKKGLSATGRLVSLTFIGEASNEPFLAAITKKFDVVPSILAGGIDQLKASSVGKLLIHLQGDPAEVEKAISYLESQQVTVEEVAS; from the coding sequence ATGATTGAACTAAAAAATGTATCGAAGACCTTTACCACTGGCAAGAAAAAAGTGGAGGCGTTGAAAAACGTCTCCTTGAAAATCAATAAAGGTGAAATCTATGGCGTCATCGGATTCAGCGGAGCAGGGAAAAGTACCCTGATCCGCTGTGCCAATTTACTGGAGCGTCCGACTGAGGGCGAAGTATTCATCGACGGTGTAGACCTCACGAAGCTTAAGAAGTGGCAGCTTCGTAAAGCAAGAGGGAAAATCGGTATGATATTCCAGCATTTTAATCTGCTGACGACTGCAACAGTATACGAAAACGTCGCTAGACCACTCAAGCTGAGTAAGGTACCGAAGCATGAAATCAAGGAACGTGTTGATAAGTATCTGAAAATTGTAGGTCTGGAAGAAAAGAAGAATGTATATCCGGCTCAATTATCTGGTGGCCAGAAGCAGCGAGTGGCTATCGCGCGAGCACTTGCGCAAGAACCGGAAGTGCTGTTAAGTGATGAGGCAACAAGTGCTTTGGACCCGAATACGACGTCTTCCATCCTTGAACTGCTGCTCCGAGTGAATAAGGAGCTTGGCATCACCATTTTCCTGATTACACATGAACTGGATGTCATCCAGCGTATTTGTGATCGTGTCGGTGTTATGCACCATGGAGAGCTGGTGGAAGAAGGCGCTGTTATCGATGTCTTTACCAAACCGAAACATCCGCAGACCCGGAAATTTGTCTTTGATGATGCGAATTTCCAAGTACCGGACAGCGTGAAAAAAGGACTTTCTGCTACAGGGCGTCTCGTTTCACTGACGTTTATCGGAGAAGCTTCCAATGAGCCATTCCTTGCGGCCATCACAAAGAAATTTGATGTTGTTCCAAGTATACTGGCAGGTGGAATTGATCAGCTGAAAGCCAGCTCCGTTGGTAAATTGCTTATCCATTTGCAAGGAGATCCAGCAGAAGTGGAGAAGGCAATTTCTTACTTGGAGTCGCAGCAAGTAACGGTTGAGGAGGTGGCGTCATGA